A single genomic interval of Camelina sativa cultivar DH55 chromosome 11, Cs, whole genome shotgun sequence harbors:
- the LOC104722188 gene encoding uncharacterized protein LOC104722188, protein MMASIPQIIMCTNISIHDGFNKEPSTKLQSKGRSFVPSLLQNKFGLRVSLIEHRQRRGLEKIGFLASEKALNRQRREIKVRCNKGLGFNGGDNNGNGRILGNLALAIGLTYLSMTGQLGWILDAIVSVWLVVVIVPILGLGAFLWWAQRDIVQSNCPNCGNEFQIFKSAMDDEVQLCPFCTQPFSVVDDKFVKEPVKFSNQTTAFGQDLNGFSSATKKGKGFSTAIVDIEAEVTDAD, encoded by the exons ATGATGGCTTCGATTCCACAGATTATCATGTGTACCAACATCTCCATACACGATGGTTTCAACAAGGAACCCAGTACTAAACTCCAGTCCAAAGGACGGAGCTTTGTTCCTTCTCTGCTTCAGAACAAGTTTGGATTGAGAGTTTCCTTGATTGAGCATAGACAGAGACGGGGTCTGGAGAAGATTGGATTTTTAGCTAGTGAGAAAGCTCTTAACCGGCAAAGACGGGAGATCAAGGTTAGGTGTAacaagggtttagggtttaatggTGGAGATAACAACGGAAACGGGAGGATACTTGGGAACCTTGCTTTGGCTATCGGGTTGACATATCTCTCTATGACTGGTCAGCTTGGTTGGATTCTGGACGCTATTGTCTCTGTTTGG CTGGTTGTTGTGATTGTTCCAATTTTGGGGTTGGGAGCTTTTCTGTGGTGGGCACAGCGAGATATTGTCCAGAGCAAT TGTCCGAATTGTGGAAACGAGTTTCAGATATTCAA GTCTGCGATGGATGATGAAGTACAGCTTTGTCCTTTCTGCACTCAGCCATTCTCGG TGGTAGATGATAAGTTTGTTAAGGAACCAGTGAAATTCTCCAACCAAACTACTGCGTTTGGACAAGACTTAAATGGGTTTTCGTCTGCAACTAAGAAAG GAAAGGGTTTCTCAACAGCGATTGTAGACATAGAAGCAGAAGTAACAGATGCAGACTGA
- the LOC104722189 gene encoding uncharacterized protein LOC104722189: MTKKRNRKKNMEEDASVDNSESKSFFQAPPQAMDTTETGDSRLAARARTLTSTRKGKPMKRTKKAGKMNAVAIAMDTTETGDSNLAPKLAPLSSNLTSKKKGIPMKRTKNVRKMKAQAKAIALSEKYEEKATKDQTKTLRTLSAKKLYE, encoded by the exons ATGACGAAGAAGAGGAACAGGAAGAAGAACATGGAAGAAGACGCTTCCGTGGACAATTCCGAATCTAAAAGCTTCTTCCAAGCTCCTCCTCAAG CCATGGACACTACGGAGACTGGAGATTCGAGACTAGCTGCTCGTGCTCGTACCTT GACAAGCACAAGGAAAGGAAAACCGATGAAAAGAACCAAGAAGGCAGGGAAAATGAATGCCGTGGCTATAG CCATGGATACTACGGAGACCGGAGACTCGAATCTAGCTCCGAAACTAGCTCCCCTTTCTAGTAACCT gACAAGCAAGAAGAAAGGAATACCGATGAAGAGAACGAAGAATGTAAGGAAGATGAAAGCCCAGGCTAAAGCTATAGCGTTGAGCGAGAAGTATGAAGAGAAAGCTACAAAGGACCAAACCAAAACTCTCAGAACTCTTTCGGCCAAGAAATTGTACGAGTGA
- the LOC104722190 gene encoding myosin-4-like: protein MTKSSVKETLESLRQHGVSVSFKESSLIPSRSTSRAQMVSNRQSLPANLRNAIAQMSPAKDPHDLDNVEYFFREKLRVWCRVANGQWNLGKIQSTSVDDVCVLLSNTEEVVKVSVEEIFPANPDILEGVEDLIQLSYLNEPSVLYNLRVRYSQDLIYSKAGPVLIAVNPFKNVQIYGKEFLSTYQNKALDAPHVYAVADAAFDEMMREEKNQSIIISGESGAGKTETAKYAMQYLEALGGGSFGVENEFLKTSCILEAFGNAKTLRNDNSSRFGKLMEIHFSAKGKICGAKLETFLLEKSRVVQLCNGERSYHIFYELCAGAPQILIERLKLKAASEYNYLNQSKCLTIDRINDAQKFHKLMEAFNIVQIPQEYQERAFSLLAAVLWLGNVSFKVIDNENYVEVVADEAVTNVAMLMGCNSKELMVVLSTCKLQAGRDCIAKRLTLRQATEMRDSLAKTIYASLFNWLVEQINISLEVGNSRTGRSISILDIYGFESFKNNSFEQFCINYANERLQQHFNRHLFKLEQEEYEGDGIDWTKVEFKDNQECLNLIEKKPIGLVSLLDEESNFPKATDTTFANKLNHHLRANSCFKGGRGQGFRVCHYAGEVLYDTNGFLEKNRDPLHVDLIQLLSSSKCQLLNLFSSKMCYKSLKSATISDSMNQTVITKFKGQLFKLMNKLEDTTPHFIRCIKPNSNQLPGIYDENHVLQQLRCCGVLEIVRISRSGYPTRLTHQELAVRYGFILLATKFSQDPLNTSTAILKQYNLPPEMYQVGYRKIYLRTGLIGVLEERKKYVLCGILGLQKKFRGYKTREHYHNMKNAAVMLQSYIRGEHARRNYIVVGGSAIVSPATIEELDAVIHLQYVVRKWLARKHLNSMQQKKKSCNGKKRPRRKLTRRDSKDKGLLLEQLQVQPLAFADLQTRVQKVEAAIMQKDDENTALQDELQRFEERWLENETKMKSMEETWQKHMLSMEMSLAAACKILAPNKTASHGNDSEDTMSFGTPTKELKDSLSDANNLSTESDQRSVIINEDAKSLVEVGLEPDSSSNRTQHAEELRRLKLRFEKWKKDYKARLSETKTRLRLNGVERRRRKWWCKKSC, encoded by the exons ATGACGAAAAGTTCGGTTAAGGAAACGTTGGAGTCTCTCCGTCAGCACGGCGTTAGCGTGAGCTTCAAGGAGTCGTCGTTGATTCCGTCTCGGTCTACTTCAAGGGCACAAATGGTGTCGAATCGTCAATCGCTTCCGGCGAACTTACGTAATGCAATTGCTCAAATGAGTCCTGCTAAGGACCCGCATGATCTCGATAACGTTGAGTATTTCTTCCGAGAG AAACTTCGAGTTTGGTGTCGCGTTGCTAATGGGCAGTGGAACTTGGGGAAGATACAATCTACTTCTGTTGAtgatgtttgtgttttgttgtccAATACCGAAGAG GTTGTGAAAGTATCAGTGGAAGAGATTTTTCCTGCTAACCCAGATATTTTGGAGGGAGTTGAAGACCTTATACAGCTTAGTTATCTGAATGAACCATCTGTTCTTTACAACCTAAGGGTCAGATATTCACAGGACTTGATTTAT agtaaagCAGGGCCGGTTTTGATTGCAGTAAATCCATTTAAGAATGTCCAGATCTATGGCAAAGAGTTTCTGTCAACGTATCAGAATAAGGCTTTGGATGCTCCTCATGTTTATGCAGTGGCAGATGCAGCTTTTGATGAGATGATGAGAG AGGAGAAGAACCAATCTATTATCATAAG TGGAGAAAGTGGAGCTGGGAAAACTGAGACAGCAAAATATGCAATGCAGTACTTGGAAGCTCTTGGTGGAGGTAGCTTTGGGGTGGAAAACGAATTCCTAAAGACAAGTTGTATACTTGAAGCTTTTGGGAATGCTAAAACATTAAGAAATGACAACTCTAGCCGATTT GGAAAACTGATGGAGATTCATTTTAGTGCAAAGGGAAAGATATGCGGAGCTAAACTTGAAACTT TTCTCCTAGAAAAG TCAAGAGTGGTTCAGCTGTGCAACGGCGAGAGATCATACCATATCTTCTATGAATTGTGTGCAGGAGCTCCACAAATTCTTATAG AGAGATTGAAGCTTAAAGCAGCAAGTGAATACAATTATTTGAACCAGAGCAAATGCTTAACCATTGATCGCATTAATGATGCACAAAAGTTTCACAAACTGATG GAAGCTTTCAACATTGTTCAAATTCCACAAGAATACCAAGAACGTGCATTTTCTCTGCTTGCAGCCGTGTTATGGTTAGGAAATGTTTCTTTTAAAGTGATTGACAATGAAAACTATGTGGAAGTGGTAGCAGATGAAG CTGTCACTAATGTAGCTATGTTAATGGGCTGCAATTCAAAAGAGCTTATGGTGGTTTTGTCTACATGCAAGCTCCAAGCTGGTAGAGATTGCATTGCTAAAAGACTGACACTGCGACAG GCAACTGAGATGAGGGATTCTCTTGCGAAAACCATCTATGCGAGCCTATTCAACTGGCTTGTTGAGCAAATAAACATTTCACTGGAAGTTGGTAACTCACGTACAGGAAGATCTATTAGTATCCTTGATATATATGGGTTTGAATCATTTAAG AATAATAGTTTCGAACAATTTTGCATAAACTATGCAAATGAAAGACTGCAGCAACATTTCAACCGACATCTATTTAAACTTGAACAAGAG GAATATGAAGGGGATGGAATTGATTGGACTAAGGTCGAATTCAAAGACAATCAAGAGTGTCTAAACCTGATTGAGAAG AAACCCATTGGTTTGGTATCGCTACTAGATGAAGAATCAAATTTTCCGAAGGCGACTGATACAACGTTTGCCAACAAGCTCAATCATCATTTGAGGGCTAACTCTTGTTTCAAGGGAGGGAGAGGTCAGGGTTTCAGAGTTTGTCACTATGCTGGAGAG GTTCTCTATGATACAAACGGCTTCCTGGAAAAGAACAGAGATCCGCTGCATGTTGATCTTATCCAACTTTTATCATCAAGCAAATGTCAATTATTGAACCTGTTTTCTTCTAAGATGTGTTACAAGTCTCTAAAGTCGGCAACCATTTCGGACTCCATGAATCAAACTGTGATTACAAAGTTTAAG GGCCAACTTTTCAAGTTGATGAACAAGTTAGAAGACACCACTCCTCATTTTATTCGATGCATAAAGCCAAATTCAAATCAGCTTCCTGGAATTTATGATGAGAATCATGTTCTACAACAGCTTAGATGTTGTGGCGTTTTGGAGATTGTTAGAATATCAAGATCAGGATATCCTACACGGTTGACACATCAAGAGCTAGCAGTAAG ATATGGATTCATACTTCTGGCCACAAAATTCTCCCAGGATCCACTTAACACATCAACTGCTATTCTGAAACAATACAATCTTCCTCCTGAAATGTATCAAGTTGGTTATAGGAAAATATACCTCCGAACTGGACTA ATTGGCGTCcttgaggaaagaaaaaaatatgttttatgtgGCATACTTGGATTACAGAAGAAATTTCGTGGTTATAAGACTCGTGAACACTATCACAATATGAAGAATGCTGCAGTGATGCTTCAGTCAT ATATCCGCGGAGAACATGCCAGGAGAAACTACATTGTGGTCGGAGGATCAGCTATCGTTTCCCCAGCAACTATTGAAGAACTTGATGCAGTCATACACTTGCAATATG TGGTACGCAAATGGCTGGCTCGTAAACACTTAAATAGTATGcaacagaagaaaaaatcatGCAATGGAAAGAAAAGACCGAGAAGAAAGTTAACGAGGAGGGATTCCAAAGATAAG GGCCTTCTTTTAGAGCAGCTTCAGGTCCAACCTTTGGCTTTTGCTGATCTCCAGACCCGGGTTCAGAAAGTCGAAGCAGCTATAATGCAGAAGGACGATGAAAACACTGCATTGCAGGACGAGTTGCAACGATTTGAGGAAAGATGGTTAGAGAACGAAACAAAAATGAAGTCAATGGAGGAAACATGGCAAAAACATATGTTGTCAATGGAG ATGAGTCTTGCAGCTGCTTGTAAGATTTTGGCTCCAAACAAAACTGCAAGTCATGGTAATGACTCAGAGGATACAATGTCCTTCGGAACTCCCACAAAAGAGCTTAAGGATAGCTTGAGTGACGCTAACAATCTTTCTACAGAATCTGATCAACGAAGCG